A stretch of DNA from Candidatus Polarisedimenticolia bacterium:
GCGCCGGGTCACCGCGATGTCTTCCGCCGGATCCTTCGAGGCTGCCCGGCGCGCCGCGTCGCCCCGGGCGGGCGGTGCAGATCGCCGTCCAGATCGAGCGACGCGAGATAGTCGCGGAACGCGGCGCCCAGATCGGGGCGGCGCAGGGCGAACTCGACCGTCGCGCGCAGGAAGCCGAGCTTGTCGCCGGTGTCGTAGCGCTTGCCGGTGAAGCGCCAGGCGTAGATCGCCTGGCGGCGCAGCAGAGAGCGCAGGCCGTCGGTGAGCTGGATCTCCCCGCCGCGCCCGGCTGCGGTCTTCTCGAGATGGCCGAAGAGATTGGGCGTCAGGATGTAGCGCCCGATGATCGCCAGATCGGAGGGGGCCTCCTCCGGAGCCGGCTTCTCCACCAGGTCGGTCACCTTGTAGAGGCGATCGCCGGCGGGGCGCGTCGCGACGATCCCGTAGTCGGCGGTGCGGTCGCGGCTGACGCGCTCGACGGCGATGACCGGCGAGCGGTGCTTCATGTAGACGTCGATCAGCTGCCGCATCACCGGG
This window harbors:
- the galU gene encoding UTP--glucose-1-phosphate uridylyltransferase GalU, coding for MKSPAPIRKAVFPAAGLGTRFLPATKAQPKEMLPLVDKPIIQYVVEEAVASGIESIIIVTGRGKTAIENHFDVAYELEQLLERRSKLDLLKEVRSISDMISVSYVRQKEPLGLGHAILMARDLVGDEPFAVFLGDDIIHSGVPVMRQLIDVYMKHRSPVIAVERVSRDRTADYGIVATRPAGDRLYKVTDLVEKPAPEEAPSDLAIIGRYILTPNLFGHLEKTAAGRGGEIQLTDGLRSLLRRQAIYAWRFTGKRYDTGDKLGFLRATVEFALRRPDLGAAFRDYLASLDLDGDLHRPPGATRRAGQPRRIRRKTSR